The region TCCTCGCCTGCGCGCAGGTGCCGGGTCCGCTGCTCTGGATCAGCGAGGACTGGCAGACGGCCCGGCTGGATCCCGCCGGGCTGGCAAGCTTCACCGATCCGGGCCGGCTGCTCTTGGCCGATACGGCGAACCAGACCGACACGCTGGCCATTGCCGAGGAGGCGCTGAAGGATGGCGCGGTCGCGCTGGTCGTGGCCGAGATGACCCGGCCGCTGAACCTGCGCGAGGGGCGGCGGCTGCAATTGGCCGCCAAGGCGGGCGGTGCCACCGGGCTGTGCCTGATCCCCGAGGGCATGGGCAGCAATGCCGCCGAGACGCGCTGGCAGTGCAGCCCGGTTTTCGATCCCGGACGCAGCGCCGACTCGACTCTGATGCAATGGGAGATTATCAAGAACAAAAAGGGAACATTAGGAATCTGGCATGTTCGATGGGACGCAGCGGCGCATCGTCTCGATGTGGTTTCCCCGGTTGGCCTCCGACCGGGCGCTGCGGCTTTGCGCGGTTGATGCCCCCTTCGCGCTGACCCTGCGACAGGCCAATACCGAGCGTCTCTATGACCTGAACTGGCAGGCCGAGGCGCAGGGGCTGAGCCGCTTCATGCCCTTTGCCGAGGCCCGCGCCTTCTGCCCGGCGCTGCAGACCCGGCCGGCCGATCCGTCGGGGGATCTGCGCTTTCTGGCCGGGCTTCGTCGATGGGCGCTGCGCTATTGCCCCTGGGTCGGGCTGGAGGGCGAGGACGGGCTGGTGCTGGACATCACCGGCGCGGCGCACCTCATCGGCGGCGAGGAGCCGCTGCTGGACGACATGCGCGCCCGGCTGGACCGCGCCGGGATCGGGGTGCGGCTGGGGCTGGCCGACAGCCGCGGCGCGGCCTGGGCGCTGGCGCATCATGGTCAGGGTGTCGCAGCCCCCGGCGCCACGGCGGCGGCGCTGGACGGCCTGCCGGTCGCCGCCCTGCGGATCGATCCAGAGACCACCACCGCCCTGCAGCGCCTTGGCCTGCCGACCATCGGCGCGCTGGCCCGCGCCCCCCGCGCGCCCCTGGCCC is a window of Paracoccus zhejiangensis DNA encoding:
- a CDS encoding ImuA family protein, giving the protein MSAPLPASLPFPLLAGRVHEASGPGAAGFAILACAQVPGPLLWISEDWQTARLDPAGLASFTDPGRLLLADTANQTDTLAIAEEALKDGAVALVVAEMTRPLNLREGRRLQLAAKAGGATGLCLIPEGMGSNAAETRWQCSPVFDPGRSADSTLMQWEIIKNKKGTLGIWHVRWDAAAHRLDVVSPVGLRPGAAALRG